The Amaranthus tricolor cultivar Red isolate AtriRed21 chromosome 6, ASM2621246v1, whole genome shotgun sequence genome has a segment encoding these proteins:
- the LOC130814503 gene encoding uncharacterized protein LOC130814503, with translation MATSPETKKSWFVKRLMTKEAWRWRVLSSGFRFKWKKLNKFKFSFLQDLLFKFVSVFEAIFLVSSLCFFYLCCGCQF, from the coding sequence ATGGCGACGAGTCCAGAAACGAAGAAAAGTTGGTTTGTGAAGAGGTTGATGACCAAAGAAGCGTGGAGATGGCGAGTATTAAGCTCTGGTTTTAGGTTTAAATGGAAGAagcttaataaatttaaattctcGTTCCTTCAAGATTTGTTGTTCAAGTTTGTTTCAGTTTTCGAGgcaattttccttgtttctAGTCTCTGTTTCTTTTACCTCTGTTGCGGCTGCCAATTTTGA